One segment of Stappia sp. 28M-7 DNA contains the following:
- a CDS encoding branched-chain amino acid ABC transporter permease — MSDLLFFTEVTLAGLGSGALLSLTALAFVLIYKATRVINLAVGELLMLGGYLFFAFAAGLGLPAWAAIPLAIAGGGLVGAVVERGLIRPMLGESPIAVFMVTIGLGSVLVGLVELVWGTDPRALPAFMGNAPIFIGEAYVSRKIAIAFAVAAVVIAVFLALFRFWRGGVALRATATDQAAAYSCGINVPGVFSLAWVIGCGTAAGAGVLLGSIGGISPAMGVFGLSALVVVIVGGLDSVAGALVGGLVIGLIEAWAGTYLGGEYKLVTTFGLLLVALMIRPYGLFGTTEIERL; from the coding sequence ATGAGCGACCTTCTCTTCTTCACCGAGGTGACGCTGGCCGGTCTCGGCTCCGGCGCCCTGCTGTCGCTGACGGCGCTTGCCTTCGTGCTGATCTACAAGGCGACGCGGGTGATCAACCTTGCCGTCGGCGAGCTGTTGATGCTCGGCGGCTACCTCTTCTTCGCCTTCGCCGCCGGTCTCGGCCTTCCGGCCTGGGCGGCGATCCCGCTCGCCATCGCCGGCGGCGGTCTCGTCGGCGCGGTGGTCGAGCGCGGGTTGATCCGTCCGATGCTCGGCGAGAGCCCGATCGCCGTCTTCATGGTGACGATCGGCCTCGGCTCGGTCCTGGTCGGCCTCGTCGAACTCGTCTGGGGCACCGATCCGCGCGCCCTGCCCGCCTTCATGGGCAATGCGCCGATCTTCATCGGCGAGGCCTATGTCTCGCGCAAGATCGCCATCGCCTTCGCGGTTGCCGCCGTGGTGATCGCGGTCTTTCTCGCCCTTTTCCGCTTCTGGCGCGGCGGCGTCGCGCTGCGGGCGACGGCAACCGACCAGGCCGCGGCGTATTCCTGTGGCATCAACGTGCCGGGCGTCTTCTCGCTCGCCTGGGTGATCGGCTGCGGCACTGCCGCCGGCGCCGGCGTCCTGCTCGGTTCCATCGGCGGCATCTCGCCGGCCATGGGCGTCTTCGGCCTGTCCGCGCTGGTCGTGGTCATCGTCGGCGGTCTCGACTCCGTCGCCGGAGCCCTTGTCGGCGGCCTCGTCATCGGCCTCATCGAGGCCTGGGCCGGGACCTATCTCGGCGGCGAATACAAGCTCGTCACCACATTCGGCCTCCTCCTCGTCGCCTTGATGATCCGTCCCTACGGCTTGTTCGGCACGACAGAAATCGAGCGTCTCTGA
- a CDS encoding branched-chain amino acid ABC transporter permease, with product MQIGTAKHSYQADEALLTTRPQRVWMALFALSLCIAPFVLDNYWLYLACLVAINVASATGLNILTGYTGLVSLGQAAFMAVGAYTVGWMQLNLGTPFLLNLVAGGIIAAAVGILVGIPSLRVKGLYLAIATIAASFILHFIFVNWESVTNGNSGLTLTPASFFGTPLTDYSQLYFVFVPITALMVLGAANLFRTRVGRAFIAIRDRDISAEVLGISLLRYKLMSFAISSFYAGVAGGMWAYFFRVVTPESFPFVYSIFFLAAIIVGGMGTILGGILGAVFMTLVPELLRFGIDWLTPVLPNAAAMLSPVRTIVFGLLIVGFLIFEPKGLAEIVQRSRRYFHLWPFKK from the coding sequence ATGCAGATCGGAACCGCCAAGCACAGCTACCAGGCCGACGAGGCGCTGCTGACCACCCGGCCGCAGCGCGTGTGGATGGCCCTGTTCGCCCTGAGCCTTTGCATCGCGCCCTTCGTGCTCGACAATTACTGGCTCTATCTCGCCTGCCTCGTGGCCATCAACGTGGCGAGCGCCACCGGCCTCAACATCCTTACCGGCTATACAGGCCTCGTCAGCCTCGGCCAGGCCGCCTTCATGGCGGTCGGCGCCTACACGGTCGGCTGGATGCAGCTGAACCTCGGCACGCCCTTCCTGCTGAACCTCGTCGCCGGCGGCATCATTGCCGCGGCGGTCGGCATCCTGGTCGGCATCCCGAGCCTTCGGGTCAAGGGCCTCTACCTGGCCATCGCCACCATCGCCGCCTCGTTCATCCTGCATTTCATCTTCGTCAACTGGGAGAGCGTGACCAACGGCAACAGCGGCCTGACGCTGACACCGGCGAGCTTCTTCGGCACGCCGCTGACGGACTACTCCCAGCTCTATTTCGTCTTCGTGCCGATCACCGCGCTGATGGTGCTGGGCGCGGCCAATCTCTTCCGCACCCGCGTCGGGCGCGCCTTCATCGCCATCCGCGATCGCGACATCTCGGCCGAGGTGCTGGGCATCTCGCTGCTGCGCTACAAGCTGATGAGCTTTGCGATCTCGTCCTTCTATGCGGGCGTTGCCGGCGGCATGTGGGCCTACTTCTTCCGCGTCGTGACGCCGGAGAGCTTCCCGTTCGTCTATTCGATCTTCTTCCTCGCCGCGATCATCGTCGGCGGCATGGGCACGATCCTCGGCGGCATTCTTGGCGCCGTCTTCATGACCCTCGTCCCGGAGCTGCTGCGCTTCGGCATCGACTGGCTCACCCCCGTTCTTCCCAATGCGGCGGCGATGCTCTCGCCGGTTCGCACCATCGTTTTCGGCCTCCTCATCGTCGGCTTTCTCATTTTCGAGCCGAAGGGACTTGCCGAAATCGTCCAGAGATCCCGGCGTTACTTCCATCTCTGGCCCTTCAAGAAGTGA
- a CDS encoding ABC transporter substrate-binding protein, translated as MLSFTRRTLLALSASAAIATALPAVAADDIVIGGSIPLTGVFAFAGVGIEAGMQDYIKIVNEAGGIQGRKLRLAYEDTGYKVDASVAVFNKLTSQDEIHLYYGDSTGFAKTINGEIDRRGSMIMAGASFATELNDPKAFPHQFMAGPDYSEMTGILLEYIAKEKPGARIVLVNSDTEFGRDPIAATKARAGELGLEVVEEIITPPTAVDVSTEVLKLRRARPDYTIFHGYVLAPLPEFMSQAKQLGLETKFMGTFWSMDSSIWAKVGEAADGFMGVMPYRYYYDDADNAPMMDRIREMRPEYQSTPYMQGFLTAMLFTEAAKRTLEAGKELNGANLKAALNSIENFDTGGIIGVPISIPGNSIPVGRIYRYDASAQQMKPASDWISVQE; from the coding sequence ATGCTTAGCTTTACCAGGAGAACGCTGCTTGCCCTGTCGGCATCGGCAGCCATTGCCACCGCGCTTCCGGCCGTTGCGGCCGACGACATCGTCATCGGCGGCTCGATCCCGCTCACCGGCGTCTTCGCCTTCGCGGGCGTCGGCATCGAGGCCGGCATGCAGGACTACATCAAGATCGTCAACGAGGCCGGCGGCATCCAGGGCCGCAAGCTGCGCCTCGCCTACGAGGACACCGGTTACAAGGTCGACGCGTCCGTCGCCGTGTTCAACAAGCTGACCAGCCAGGACGAGATCCACCTCTACTACGGCGACTCCACCGGCTTCGCGAAGACCATCAACGGCGAGATCGACCGCCGGGGCTCGATGATCATGGCCGGCGCGTCCTTCGCGACCGAGCTGAACGATCCCAAAGCCTTCCCGCACCAGTTCATGGCCGGCCCCGACTATTCGGAAATGACCGGCATCCTGCTGGAATACATCGCCAAGGAGAAGCCGGGCGCCCGCATCGTGCTGGTCAACTCGGACACCGAGTTCGGCCGCGACCCGATCGCCGCCACCAAGGCGCGCGCCGGCGAACTGGGCCTTGAGGTCGTCGAGGAGATCATCACCCCGCCGACCGCCGTCGACGTCTCCACCGAGGTGCTGAAGCTGCGCCGCGCCCGCCCGGACTACACCATCTTCCACGGCTACGTGCTGGCGCCGCTGCCCGAATTCATGAGCCAGGCCAAGCAGCTCGGCCTGGAAACCAAGTTCATGGGCACGTTCTGGTCGATGGACTCCAGCATCTGGGCCAAGGTCGGCGAGGCTGCCGACGGCTTCATGGGCGTCATGCCCTATCGCTACTACTACGACGACGCCGACAACGCGCCGATGATGGACCGCATCCGCGAGATGCGCCCCGAGTACCAGTCGACCCCGTACATGCAGGGCTTCCTGACCGCCATGCTGTTCACCGAGGCGGCCAAGCGCACGCTGGAGGCCGGCAAGGAGCTCAACGGCGCCAACCTGAAGGCCGCGCTCAACTCCATCGAGAACTTCGACACCGGCGGCATCATCGGCGTGCCGATCTCGATCCCGGGCAACTCGATCCCGGTCGGCCGCATCTACCGTTACGACGCCAGCGCTCAGCAGATGAAGCCGGCGTCCGACTGGATCAGCGTTCAGGAGTAA
- a CDS encoding ABC transporter ATP-binding protein: protein MAADILLDINNIEVVYNKTVQVLRGLSLSVGRGKIVTLLGSNGAGKSTTLKAVSNLLALENGAVTAGAIRFDGDDISRLAPHALVRRGLFHVMEGRRIFEDLTVEENLTAATFALSGRGLKPTPFDLVYQYFPRLFERRNGRAGYLSGGEQQMLAIGRALIAQPSLILLDEPSLGLSPVLVEEIFTIIASINRDLGVSMLLVEQNAAVAFAVAHYGYIMETGKIVLDGPTERLVKDDDVREFYLGASGSEGTKSYRDIKHYKRRKRWLS, encoded by the coding sequence ATGGCCGCGGACATCCTCCTCGACATCAACAACATCGAGGTCGTCTACAACAAGACCGTGCAGGTGCTCCGCGGCCTGTCACTGAGTGTCGGGCGGGGCAAGATCGTCACCCTGCTCGGCTCCAACGGCGCGGGAAAATCGACGACGCTGAAGGCGGTGTCGAACCTTCTGGCGCTGGAGAACGGTGCCGTCACGGCCGGAGCCATCCGCTTCGACGGCGACGACATCTCTCGCCTGGCGCCCCACGCCCTGGTGCGGCGCGGCCTCTTCCACGTCATGGAGGGGCGCCGCATCTTCGAGGACCTGACGGTCGAGGAAAACCTGACGGCGGCGACCTTCGCCCTGTCCGGGCGCGGGCTCAAGCCGACGCCCTTCGACCTCGTCTACCAGTACTTCCCGCGTCTGTTCGAGCGGCGGAATGGGCGCGCCGGCTACCTGTCGGGCGGCGAGCAGCAGATGCTGGCGATCGGGCGGGCGCTCATCGCCCAGCCGTCGCTGATCCTCCTGGACGAGCCGTCGCTCGGGCTGTCGCCCGTTCTCGTCGAGGAGATCTTCACCATCATCGCCTCGATCAACCGCGATCTCGGCGTCTCGATGCTGCTGGTCGAGCAGAACGCCGCCGTGGCCTTCGCCGTCGCCCATTACGGCTACATCATGGAGACCGGCAAGATCGTGCTCGACGGACCGACCGAGCGGCTGGTTAAGGACGACGACGTGCGCGAGTTCTACCTCGGTGCCAGCGGCAGCGAAGGCACCAAGAGCTACCGCGACATCAAGCACTACAAGCGCCGCAAGCGCTGGCTGTCCTGA
- a CDS encoding long-chain fatty acid--CoA ligase, with translation MADFPQLTLPQMLRAHAEATPDRVAVLQKDFGIWNPLTWRQYHERACDVGEGLLALGLGESGHVAILSENRVEWVLAQLGVNVVGGVAIGVYPTSPANEVGYVLEHSDSEIIVCEDQEQLDKVIEVRDQLPKLRRVVVIETKGLRGYSEDFVISFAAMEAMGHARRAKAPGPERSASADRGLDDIALMIYTSGSTGKPKGAMLSYRNLRAQAIAIADRIDLDAETVHLSYLPLCHVAEQMVTVMAPIYLGSRICFGESLRTVQEDLREVAPSSFLGVPRIWEKLHSSIHIRMLEAGGYRRALYEWAYRACEPFAEKSRAERSVSERITFALCYLLVFRALQNYIGLRRTHIAMTGAAPISPRIVRFFRTIGVPLVEVYGMTESSGVALGQTLDRLIPGSVGPAAKGVEARVGEHGELQLKGDTVFVGYYKNPAATESSLRDGWLHTGDVVEVENGEFRIVDRLKDIMITAGGKNLSPSEIENTVKGSPYIKECIVIGEARKYVAALIQIDFETVAKWAEEKGLSYTNFRSLAENAAVRELVDTEIRAANDQLAQVSHIRRFHLLTKELDHDDDEVTATMKVRRSSIQTKYAGEIASLYPTG, from the coding sequence ATGGCCGACTTTCCCCAACTCACCCTGCCACAGATGCTGCGCGCCCATGCCGAGGCGACACCCGACCGGGTGGCCGTCCTGCAGAAGGATTTCGGCATCTGGAATCCCCTCACCTGGCGCCAGTATCACGAGCGTGCCTGCGATGTCGGCGAGGGCCTGCTGGCGCTCGGGCTCGGCGAAAGCGGCCATGTCGCCATCCTGTCCGAGAACCGGGTGGAGTGGGTGCTGGCGCAACTCGGCGTCAATGTCGTCGGCGGCGTCGCCATCGGCGTCTATCCGACCAGCCCGGCCAACGAGGTCGGCTATGTGCTGGAGCATTCCGACAGCGAGATCATCGTCTGCGAGGACCAGGAGCAGCTCGACAAGGTGATCGAGGTGCGCGACCAGTTGCCGAAGCTGCGCCGCGTCGTCGTCATCGAGACCAAGGGCCTGCGCGGCTATTCGGAGGACTTCGTGATCTCCTTCGCCGCCATGGAGGCGATGGGGCACGCGCGCCGTGCCAAGGCGCCCGGTCCCGAACGCAGCGCCTCCGCCGATCGCGGCCTCGATGACATCGCCCTGATGATCTACACCTCGGGTTCGACCGGAAAGCCGAAGGGCGCGATGCTGTCCTATCGCAACCTGCGCGCCCAGGCGATCGCGATCGCCGACCGCATCGATCTCGACGCCGAGACCGTGCACCTCTCCTACCTGCCGCTCTGCCACGTTGCCGAGCAGATGGTCACGGTGATGGCGCCGATCTACCTCGGCTCGCGGATCTGCTTCGGCGAGTCCCTGCGCACCGTCCAGGAGGACCTGCGCGAGGTCGCCCCCTCCTCCTTCCTCGGCGTGCCGCGGATCTGGGAGAAGCTGCATTCCTCGATCCATATCCGCATGCTGGAGGCCGGCGGCTACCGACGGGCGCTCTACGAATGGGCCTATCGCGCCTGCGAGCCCTTCGCCGAAAAGTCCCGAGCCGAGCGCAGCGTGAGCGAGCGGATCACCTTCGCGCTCTGCTACCTGTTGGTCTTCCGCGCGCTGCAAAATTATATCGGCCTGCGCCGGACCCATATCGCCATGACGGGCGCCGCGCCCATCTCCCCGCGCATCGTCCGCTTCTTCCGCACCATCGGTGTGCCGCTGGTCGAGGTCTACGGCATGACGGAATCGAGCGGCGTCGCCCTCGGCCAGACGCTGGACCGCCTCATTCCGGGGTCGGTCGGCCCGGCCGCCAAGGGCGTCGAGGCGCGCGTCGGCGAACACGGCGAGCTGCAGCTGAAGGGCGATACCGTCTTCGTCGGCTACTACAAGAACCCGGCCGCCACCGAGAGTTCGCTGCGCGACGGCTGGCTCCACACCGGCGACGTAGTCGAGGTGGAGAACGGCGAGTTCCGCATCGTCGACCGCCTCAAGGACATCATGATCACCGCCGGCGGCAAGAACCTCAGCCCCTCGGAGATCGAGAACACGGTCAAGGGCAGCCCCTACATCAAGGAATGCATCGTCATCGGCGAGGCCCGCAAATACGTGGCGGCGCTCATCCAGATCGACTTCGAGACCGTCGCCAAATGGGCGGAGGAGAAGGGCCTGTCCTACACCAACTTCCGCAGCCTTGCCGAGAACGCGGCGGTGCGTGAGCTGGTCGACACGGAGATCCGCGCCGCCAACGACCAGCTGGCCCAGGTCTCCCACATCCGCCGCTTCCACCTGCTGACCAAGGAGCTGGACCACGACGACGACGAGGTCACCGCGACCATGAAGGTGCGTCGCTCCAGCATCCAGACCAAGTATGCGGGCGAGATCGCCAGCCTCTATCCGACCGGCTGA
- a CDS encoding acetyl-CoA C-acetyltransferase, whose product MPDALIYDHLRTPRGRGKPDGALHEVTPIRLATTVLEAVRERNALDTALVDDVVMGIVMPVGEQGQCLPRVAAIAAGYAEETAGVQINRFCASGLEACNMAAAKVMAGQADMMVAGGVESMSRIPILSDGGAWGADPQVAAATTFVPQGISADLIATKWGYSREQLDAYAVESHRRAAQAWSQDRFARSIVPVRDRVGEVLLARDETIRGNSTVEDLGRLKPSFAGLGEKAGFDAVALERYPGFAEIRHVHHAGNSSGIVDGASAVLLGTREAGARAGLVPRARIRAFAEIGSEPTMMLTAPSFAAEKALKRAGMTAADIDLFEINEAFAAVAMRFIEALDLDPEIVNVNGGAIAMGHPLGATGAMILGTALDELERTDRQTALVTLCVGAGMGVATIIERI is encoded by the coding sequence ATGCCCGACGCCCTGATCTACGACCACCTGCGCACGCCGCGCGGCAGGGGAAAGCCGGACGGCGCCCTGCACGAGGTGACGCCGATCCGCCTCGCCACCACCGTCCTGGAGGCGGTGCGCGAGCGCAACGCGCTGGACACGGCCCTTGTCGACGACGTGGTGATGGGCATCGTCATGCCCGTCGGCGAACAGGGCCAGTGCCTACCGCGCGTTGCCGCCATCGCCGCCGGCTATGCGGAAGAGACCGCGGGCGTCCAGATCAACCGCTTCTGCGCCTCGGGGCTCGAGGCCTGCAACATGGCCGCCGCCAAGGTGATGGCCGGCCAGGCCGACATGATGGTCGCCGGGGGCGTCGAATCCATGTCGCGCATCCCGATCCTTTCCGACGGCGGCGCCTGGGGCGCCGACCCGCAGGTCGCGGCCGCCACCACCTTCGTGCCGCAGGGCATTTCCGCCGATCTCATCGCCACCAAATGGGGCTACTCCCGCGAACAGCTCGACGCCTATGCGGTGGAAAGCCACCGCCGCGCCGCACAGGCCTGGTCGCAGGACCGCTTCGCCCGCAGCATCGTTCCCGTGCGCGACCGGGTCGGCGAGGTGCTGCTCGCCCGCGACGAGACCATTCGCGGCAATTCCACCGTCGAGGACCTTGGCCGGTTGAAGCCGTCCTTCGCCGGGCTCGGCGAAAAGGCCGGCTTCGACGCGGTGGCGCTGGAGCGCTATCCCGGCTTTGCCGAAATCCGCCACGTCCACCATGCCGGCAATTCGTCCGGCATCGTCGACGGCGCCTCGGCCGTGCTGCTCGGCACGCGCGAGGCGGGAGCGCGCGCCGGCCTGGTCCCGCGTGCCCGCATCCGCGCCTTCGCCGAAATCGGCTCCGAGCCGACCATGATGCTCACAGCGCCTTCCTTTGCGGCGGAAAAGGCGCTGAAGCGGGCCGGCATGACCGCCGCCGACATCGATCTTTTCGAGATCAACGAGGCCTTCGCGGCCGTCGCCATGCGCTTCATCGAGGCGCTCGACCTCGACCCGGAGATCGTCAACGTCAACGGAGGCGCCATCGCCATGGGCCACCCGCTGGGGGCAACCGGTGCGATGATCCTCGGCACCGCGCTGGACGAGCTGGAGCGGACGGATCGCCAGACCGCCCTCGTCACCCTGTGCGTGGGCGCCGGCATGGGCGTGGCCACCATCATCGAGCGGATCTGA
- a CDS encoding enoyl-CoA hydratase-related protein, translating into MLTSEIDSGGIALLTIDMPGRSMNVIDWAFTEALREEIARLTADPQVTGIIVASGKDSFIAGADLAIMNGMTGPGTSPATASERIRAMTDAFRALETCGKPVVAAASGTALGGGLELMLACHHRIAARNPKAVFGLPEVTLGILPGAGGTQRLPRVIGIEAALPLLLEGRRLSSDEALSLGILDEMAEPDDLVAAARRALTEGRVSAAAPWDARGFAPPGPPVTSEAASNVFLFANAKVRASGHRNYPALEAILSCVYEGLRLPIDKALKVERQYFGHLVHGDVAQAMIRTQFFARQALAREGRARADKDGPLANACRNALDAEALRMQAEGMSPAFIRNAAEAVGLSALPALPTDAPLAATDDASARAALRPAGMRLLRAMALAAAATLDRGDVASALEADVHAIDAAGFPVWTGGPLSLIDTQGAAEFVAACRVDKLEVPVGLAAMARDGSRFHSTKEAAA; encoded by the coding sequence ATGCTGACAAGCGAGATCGATAGCGGCGGCATCGCCCTTCTCACCATCGACATGCCGGGCCGCTCGATGAATGTCATCGACTGGGCGTTCACCGAGGCCCTGCGCGAGGAGATCGCTCGGCTCACCGCCGATCCGCAGGTTACCGGCATCATCGTCGCGTCCGGCAAGGACAGCTTCATCGCCGGCGCCGACCTTGCGATCATGAACGGCATGACCGGTCCGGGCACCTCGCCGGCCACCGCATCCGAGCGCATTCGCGCCATGACCGATGCCTTCCGCGCGCTGGAGACCTGCGGCAAGCCGGTCGTTGCAGCGGCCAGCGGCACCGCGCTCGGCGGCGGGCTGGAGCTGATGCTCGCCTGCCACCACCGGATCGCCGCGCGCAATCCCAAGGCCGTCTTCGGCCTGCCCGAGGTCACGCTCGGCATCCTGCCGGGCGCCGGCGGCACCCAGCGCCTGCCCCGCGTCATCGGCATCGAGGCGGCCCTGCCCCTGCTGCTGGAGGGGCGCCGCCTGTCCTCCGACGAGGCCCTGTCGCTCGGCATTCTCGACGAGATGGCCGAACCGGACGATCTGGTCGCCGCGGCACGGCGCGCGCTCACCGAAGGCCGGGTTTCAGCCGCCGCCCCGTGGGACGCCAGGGGCTTCGCCCCGCCGGGTCCGCCCGTGACCTCCGAGGCCGCATCGAACGTCTTCCTCTTCGCCAATGCAAAGGTTCGCGCAAGCGGCCACCGCAACTATCCCGCGCTGGAGGCAATCCTCTCCTGCGTCTACGAGGGTCTGCGGCTGCCCATCGACAAGGCGCTCAAGGTGGAGCGCCAGTATTTCGGCCATCTCGTCCACGGCGATGTCGCGCAGGCGATGATCCGCACCCAGTTCTTCGCCCGCCAGGCGCTGGCCCGCGAGGGACGGGCGCGCGCGGACAAGGACGGCCCCCTTGCCAACGCCTGCCGAAACGCGCTCGACGCCGAGGCGCTTCGCATGCAGGCTGAGGGCATGAGTCCCGCCTTCATCCGCAATGCCGCCGAGGCTGTCGGCCTGTCCGCCCTGCCCGCCTTGCCGACCGATGCCCCCCTTGCGGCCACCGACGATGCGAGCGCGCGCGCGGCCCTGCGCCCCGCCGGCATGCGGCTGCTGCGCGCCATGGCCCTTGCTGCCGCCGCAACGCTCGACCGAGGCGACGTCGCCTCGGCGCTGGAGGCCGATGTCCACGCCATCGACGCGGCCGGCTTTCCCGTGTGGACCGGCGGGCCACTGAGCCTGATCGACACGCAAGGAGCGGCGGAATTCGTCGCGGCCTGCCGTGTCGACAAGCTGGAGGTCCCGGTCGGCCTTGCCGCCATGGCCCGGGACGGCAGCCGGTTCCATTCCACGAAGGAGGCCGCCGCATGA
- a CDS encoding enoyl-CoA hydratase/isomerase family protein → MSDEPVLAEIDAATGIATITINRPKVLNALDVPTARAFLQAVRKVTTTKGVRCIVLSGTGRAFVAGGDVAAFGTDPDRAAEVVHDLLDALHPALTALRESPAPVIAAVRGVAAGAGFSLVLGADLVVAEAGARFVVAYDRIGASPDCGGTWALPRKVGRAKAMELLLLGDALSAEEAHAAGIVNKVVPAEDLDAETLALAMRVASGPTQAQGAVRALVDGALDRPFAAHLEAERASFIRMTGTRDFREGVSAFLEKRQPQFRGE, encoded by the coding sequence ATGAGCGACGAACCGGTTCTTGCCGAGATCGATGCCGCAACCGGCATCGCCACCATCACCATCAACCGGCCGAAGGTGCTGAACGCGCTCGACGTGCCGACGGCGCGTGCCTTCCTGCAGGCGGTGCGCAAGGTCACAACGACCAAGGGCGTTCGCTGCATCGTCCTTTCCGGTACAGGCCGCGCCTTCGTCGCCGGCGGCGATGTCGCGGCTTTCGGCACCGACCCGGACCGCGCTGCAGAGGTCGTCCACGACCTGCTTGATGCCCTGCATCCTGCCCTGACGGCCTTGCGAGAATCCCCCGCCCCGGTGATCGCGGCCGTGCGCGGCGTGGCGGCCGGCGCCGGCTTCAGCCTGGTGCTTGGCGCCGATCTCGTGGTCGCCGAGGCCGGCGCGCGCTTTGTCGTCGCCTATGATCGCATCGGCGCCTCGCCCGACTGCGGCGGCACATGGGCGCTGCCGCGCAAGGTCGGCCGGGCCAAGGCGATGGAACTGCTGCTGCTCGGCGATGCCCTGAGCGCGGAGGAGGCCCACGCGGCGGGCATCGTCAACAAGGTGGTGCCGGCAGAAGACCTCGACGCCGAGACCCTCGCCCTGGCAATGCGCGTTGCCAGCGGCCCGACACAGGCGCAGGGTGCGGTCCGCGCCCTCGTCGACGGCGCGCTGGACCGTCCCTTCGCCGCCCATCTGGAGGCCGAACGCGCCTCCTTCATCCGCATGACCGGGACCCGCGATTTCCGCGAGGGCGTCTCGGCATTCCTCGAAAAGCGCCAGCCGCAGTTCCGCGGCGAGTGA
- a CDS encoding nitronate monooxygenase family protein — protein MTMPKSFDGRLKVPAIASPMFLASGPDLVVATCRAGVIGTFPALNQRTSEGYGEWLSEIEDRLSGHDDAAPYGVNLIVHRSNKRLEADLAVTVERKVPLVITSLGANPDVVSAVHSYGGLVFHDVINPRHARKAAEAGVDGIIAVCAGAGGHAGTMSPFALVSEIRAFYDGAIILAGAINTGAQIAAARAMGADLAYLGTRFLATAEAMIVDDYKQMILDATAADILYTPAISGVNANFLRPSIERAGLDPDNLQHAGSLDMGSEAKVWKNIWSAGQGTGTITDLPPAAELCERLRAEYRAACAALASDPYA, from the coding sequence ATGACCATGCCGAAATCATTCGACGGCCGCCTCAAGGTTCCGGCGATCGCCTCGCCGATGTTCCTCGCCTCCGGCCCGGACCTTGTCGTCGCCACCTGCCGCGCCGGCGTGATCGGCACCTTCCCGGCGCTCAACCAGCGCACGAGCGAAGGCTACGGCGAGTGGCTGAGCGAAATCGAGGATCGTCTGTCCGGCCATGACGATGCCGCCCCCTACGGCGTCAATCTGATCGTCCACCGCAGCAACAAGCGGCTGGAGGCCGATCTTGCAGTGACCGTCGAGCGGAAGGTGCCCCTGGTCATCACCTCGCTCGGCGCCAATCCCGATGTCGTCTCCGCCGTCCACTCCTATGGCGGCCTCGTCTTCCATGACGTCATCAACCCGCGCCATGCGCGCAAGGCGGCCGAAGCCGGCGTCGACGGCATCATCGCGGTCTGTGCCGGCGCGGGCGGTCATGCCGGCACCATGAGCCCCTTCGCGCTGGTCTCGGAAATCCGCGCCTTCTACGACGGCGCCATCATTCTGGCCGGCGCCATCAACACCGGCGCGCAGATTGCCGCCGCCCGCGCGATGGGCGCGGACCTCGCCTATCTGGGCACCCGCTTCCTCGCCACCGCGGAAGCGATGATCGTCGACGACTACAAGCAGATGATCCTGGATGCGACCGCTGCCGACATCCTCTACACGCCGGCGATCAGCGGCGTGAACGCCAACTTCCTGCGCCCGAGCATCGAGCGCGCCGGACTCGACCCGGACAACCTGCAGCATGCGGGCTCGCTCGACATGGGCAGCGAGGCGAAGGTCTGGAAGAACATCTGGTCCGCCGGCCAGGGCACCGGGACGATCACCGACCTGCCGCCTGCGGCCGAGCTGTGCGAGCGCCTGCGCGCCGAATACCGCGCTGCCTGCGCCGCCCTTGCCTCGGACCCCTACGCCTGA
- a CDS encoding translation initiation factor 2: MKVIICGIACAVLVSGCASVVRGTSEDVIINVEPGDALVTTTLGHSCKKSPCTVEVSRKKTFMVRAEKEGYKPGQVFVDTKVSGGGAAGLAGNILLGGVVGVGVDAISGATLDHTPNPVNITLVPVDAEGESTNITKPEPPVTKPKAVPVS; encoded by the coding sequence ATGAAGGTAATTATTTGTGGTATTGCCTGCGCCGTCCTGGTCTCGGGCTGCGCATCGGTCGTTCGTGGCACCAGCGAAGACGTCATCATCAACGTGGAACCGGGAGATGCGCTGGTCACCACGACGCTTGGACACTCCTGCAAAAAGTCGCCTTGCACGGTCGAGGTGAGCCGCAAGAAGACCTTCATGGTGCGAGCGGAGAAGGAGGGCTACAAGCCGGGGCAGGTCTTCGTCGACACCAAGGTGAGCGGTGGAGGGGCCGCAGGCCTTGCTGGCAACATCCTGCTGGGCGGCGTGGTCGGTGTCGGTGTCGACGCCATTTCCGGCGCGACGCTCGACCACACGCCGAATCCGGTCAACATCACGCTGGTCCCGGTGGATGCCGAGGGCGAGAGCACCAACATCACCAAGCCGGAGCCGCCGGTGACGAAGCCCAAGGCCGTTCCCGTTTCGTGA